CAGCTAATACTTTCGCTCCAACTTCTTTGTGGGTAATCATACGACCCTTGAAACGGATCGAAACCTTAACCTTATTTCCTTTTTCAAGGAATTTACGGGCATGACGAAGTTTTGTCTCGAAGTCCCCTTTATCAATAACTGGACTTAGACGCACTTCTTTTACAGTGACAACACTTTGTTTTTTGCGTTGTTCTTTCTGTTTCTTCTGATATTCAAATTTGAACTTACCGTAGTCCATAATTTTCGCTACTGGTGGTTTAGCTTGTGGTTGAATCAATACTAAATCCACGTTGGCGCTATCAGCAATGGCCTGAGCCTCATTGAGCGGTTTGATTCCCAACTGTTCACCCTCAAGACCGA
This region of Streptococcus suis genomic DNA includes:
- the infC gene encoding translation initiation factor IF-3; the encoded protein is MFINDEIRVREVRLIGLEGEQLGIKPLNEAQAIADSANVDLVLIQPQAKPPVAKIMDYGKFKFEYQKKQKEQRKKQSVVTVKEVRLSPVIDKGDFETKLRHARKFLEKGNKVKVSIRFKGRMITHKEVGAKVLAEFAEATQDIAIIEQRAKMDGRQMFMQLAPASDKK